One stretch of Deinococcus taeanensis DNA includes these proteins:
- a CDS encoding SDR family NAD(P)-dependent oxidoreductase, whose translation MLNLTGKVILVTGGSRGIGAATARTLAGAGAQVIVHYGRNAAEAQALVTELGHDRAVALGADLSRPGAAAPLFREAAAWQGRLDVLVNNAGVAPSVTVDDPLDAWTATWAQTLQVNLVALADLCREAIVAFRAQGGGTIINVASRAAFRGDNPNAMHYAASKGGVIALTRSIARGYAKDNILAYAVAPGWVRTDMAEGYLREHAQEIAREIPLGDVVPPEEVANTVAFLASGLARHMTGATLDLNGASYVR comes from the coding sequence ATGCTGAACTTGACGGGGAAGGTCATACTCGTAACCGGCGGGTCGCGCGGCATCGGGGCGGCCACCGCCCGGACGCTTGCCGGCGCCGGCGCGCAGGTCATCGTGCATTACGGACGCAACGCCGCCGAGGCGCAGGCGCTGGTGACTGAGCTGGGGCACGACCGGGCCGTCGCGCTCGGCGCGGATCTCAGCCGGCCGGGCGCCGCGGCGCCGCTGTTCCGGGAAGCGGCAGCGTGGCAGGGGCGGCTGGACGTCCTGGTGAACAACGCGGGCGTTGCCCCGAGTGTGACGGTGGACGACCCGCTGGACGCCTGGACGGCCACCTGGGCGCAGACCCTGCAGGTGAACCTCGTGGCGCTCGCGGACCTGTGCCGTGAGGCGATCGTGGCTTTCCGCGCGCAGGGCGGCGGCACGATCATCAACGTGGCCAGCCGGGCGGCCTTCCGCGGGGACAACCCGAACGCGATGCATTACGCGGCCTCCAAGGGCGGCGTGATTGCCCTGACCCGCTCCATCGCGAGGGGATACGCGAAGGACAACATCCTTGCGTACGCGGTCGCGCCGGGCTGGGTCCGCACCGACATGGCCGAAGGGTACCTGCGTGAGCACGCGCAGGAGATCGCGCGGGAGATTCCTCTCGGGGACGTGGTGCCCCCGGAGGAGGTGGCGAACACGGTGGCGTTCCTGGCGTCGGGACTGGCCCGGCACATGACAGGCGCCACGCTGGACCTGAACGGCGCGTCCTACGTCCGCTGA
- a CDS encoding tetratricopeptide repeat protein, protein MTFTSSASTPPAPPTPSLTRHAELDELNVAARADIARDPHRAAEQASDLYHQALDLGYVLGEADALYTKALCQHALGELKHSDTYAQQAAKKYLSASRVDLYCDTLLLRARVALALDQIAQTLELCGEIITLSSDLDLTPLRAETLHLKSMVLFRQGNYPEAIQALQHTADLRLEQGDLEGHAKCLNNLGLIYEALGDYLQALDHFLNCLEFLRAKELSLDGLLSMCLVNIGKVYRELGDLDKAVHSLVSGVEAAERAGTTVSIAAGHNELGLVYREQGEHKAALDAFHRALSVARKNGMRHEEAEILDTLGQTYTRAGEPRLARATFYEAYALATSLDDKPCQANVLIGLGSLGYQEHSYREAIEYLRQAVHLTETTHMKRQALEAHECLAHCLHATGCSDEAVPHYQTVATLQRELFRDDSERKLRKLTDQLELEKARHQADMYRQLNDVALQAKEQAEAEVRERTLALEQAQLEILTRLGIAAEYRDDKTGMHTYRVGHIAGKLAEALKLPRQQTELIRLAARLHDVGKIGVPDAVLLKPGKFTPEEFEIMKHHTTIGARVLQGGHSELMRVAEEIALSHHERWDGRGYPQGLSGTDIPLTGRLVAVADVWDALTTERSYKGAWTHDDARAEIEAQSGKQFDPDIVSAFLDLLNTNAAALLPDTSDLSSQHAELELGVPHYEEVRSSARPTRPARVEGTVPAHAVRHIDALIDETWQTRYQDLQVFQAQSRKALEIAEQHDYLKGCGYAHRNLGWAHVNLNDIPQAMDHLTRAQHVATQAADVQLERDCVNILGQVYASLHNTERAVQYCLQGLELSRKLLDPSGEAKALSNLGILYKNMESWDKAITCFLEAVQIAETVGNNEGLVNASYNLADAYLETANNELALLHGQRSLQVARATQNTVMDVVISSLVARAHDALGAWDDARTLHHDAWNMLQADVGFPAEVRAWTALYFGMGLSSNGFPEQAAELLDDARATAETHGIKRVAAQAHRSLAGVAQQMGALDKVVGHLSVAHHLDLEIYRQENSQRAMALMVEYQVERAQAEADMYKVRSVELASANVALEKASREKSALLAALQEQSRILERQLREDALTGVYNRRFIEENVTIEFERHRSSKLPMAILMVDIDHFKQINDRFSHPVGDEVLRRVARIFRDTCRADDLIGRYGGEEFLFLFPNSTLQQAAEAAERIRANIEHYDWTDIHDDLRVTLSLGICADTSVANHEKMISLADAKLYEAKTGGRNRVAK, encoded by the coding sequence ATGACTTTCACTTCCAGCGCCAGCACCCCCCCCGCACCCCCCACGCCCAGCCTGACGCGTCACGCCGAACTGGACGAGCTCAACGTGGCCGCACGCGCAGACATTGCGCGTGACCCGCACCGGGCGGCGGAGCAGGCGAGCGACCTGTACCATCAGGCGCTTGATCTCGGCTACGTGCTCGGGGAAGCGGACGCGCTCTACACCAAAGCCCTGTGCCAACACGCCCTGGGCGAGCTCAAGCACAGTGACACGTACGCCCAGCAGGCCGCCAAGAAATACCTGAGCGCCTCACGCGTCGACCTGTACTGCGACACGCTGCTGCTGCGCGCGCGCGTTGCCCTCGCCCTGGATCAGATTGCGCAGACCCTGGAACTGTGCGGGGAAATCATCACCCTGTCCAGCGACCTGGACCTCACGCCGCTCCGCGCCGAAACCCTGCACCTGAAATCCATGGTGCTGTTCCGACAGGGCAACTACCCGGAGGCCATTCAGGCGCTGCAGCACACCGCCGACCTCCGCCTCGAACAGGGTGACCTCGAAGGGCACGCCAAGTGCCTGAACAACCTCGGGCTGATCTACGAAGCGCTGGGCGACTACCTGCAGGCGCTCGACCATTTCCTGAACTGCCTGGAGTTCCTGCGCGCCAAAGAGCTCTCCCTGGACGGCCTGCTCAGCATGTGCCTCGTGAACATCGGCAAGGTCTACCGCGAGCTCGGCGACCTGGACAAAGCCGTGCATTCCCTGGTGAGCGGCGTCGAAGCTGCGGAGCGGGCCGGCACCACCGTCAGCATCGCCGCCGGCCACAACGAACTGGGGCTGGTGTACCGCGAGCAGGGCGAACACAAAGCCGCGCTCGACGCCTTCCACCGCGCGCTGAGCGTCGCCCGCAAGAACGGCATGCGGCACGAGGAAGCCGAAATTCTCGACACGCTCGGGCAGACCTACACCCGCGCGGGCGAACCGCGACTCGCGCGGGCCACCTTCTACGAAGCGTACGCCCTGGCCACCAGCCTGGACGACAAGCCCTGTCAGGCCAACGTGCTGATCGGCCTCGGCTCACTGGGCTACCAGGAGCACAGTTACCGCGAAGCCATCGAGTACCTCCGGCAGGCGGTGCACCTCACCGAAACGACGCACATGAAGCGCCAGGCGCTCGAAGCGCACGAATGCCTCGCGCACTGCCTGCATGCCACCGGCTGCTCGGACGAGGCCGTGCCGCACTACCAGACGGTCGCGACCCTCCAGAGGGAACTGTTCCGCGACGACAGCGAACGCAAACTGCGCAAGCTGACCGATCAGCTGGAACTGGAAAAGGCGCGGCACCAGGCCGACATGTACCGCCAGCTCAACGACGTCGCCCTGCAGGCCAAGGAGCAGGCCGAAGCGGAAGTGCGCGAGCGGACCCTGGCGCTGGAACAGGCGCAACTGGAAATCCTCACGCGCCTCGGCATCGCCGCCGAGTACCGGGACGACAAGACCGGCATGCACACCTACCGCGTCGGCCACATCGCTGGAAAGCTCGCCGAAGCGCTCAAGCTGCCCCGCCAGCAGACCGAACTGATCCGCCTCGCCGCACGCCTTCACGACGTCGGCAAGATTGGTGTGCCCGACGCCGTGCTGCTCAAACCCGGCAAGTTCACACCTGAAGAGTTCGAGATCATGAAGCACCACACGACCATCGGCGCGCGCGTGCTGCAGGGCGGACACTCTGAACTGATGCGCGTCGCGGAGGAAATCGCGCTGTCCCACCACGAACGCTGGGACGGACGAGGCTACCCGCAGGGCCTGTCCGGCACGGACATCCCGCTGACCGGCCGACTCGTCGCCGTTGCCGACGTCTGGGACGCCCTGACCACCGAACGCTCGTACAAGGGCGCCTGGACGCACGACGACGCCCGCGCGGAGATCGAAGCGCAATCAGGCAAACAGTTCGACCCTGACATCGTCAGCGCCTTCCTCGACCTCCTGAACACCAACGCGGCTGCGCTGCTGCCCGACACCAGTGACCTGTCCAGTCAGCACGCGGAACTCGAGCTCGGCGTGCCCCATTACGAAGAGGTCCGGTCCAGCGCACGGCCCACGCGCCCCGCCCGGGTGGAAGGCACCGTGCCCGCGCACGCCGTCAGGCACATCGACGCACTGATTGACGAGACGTGGCAGACCCGCTACCAGGACCTCCAGGTTTTCCAGGCGCAGAGCCGCAAGGCACTGGAGATCGCCGAGCAGCACGACTACCTGAAAGGCTGCGGGTACGCCCACCGGAACCTCGGGTGGGCCCACGTCAACCTCAATGACATTCCGCAGGCCATGGATCACCTGACCCGCGCGCAGCACGTGGCTACACAGGCCGCCGACGTTCAGCTGGAACGCGACTGTGTCAACATTCTCGGCCAGGTGTACGCCAGCCTGCACAACACCGAGCGCGCCGTGCAGTACTGCCTGCAGGGCCTGGAGCTGTCCAGAAAGCTGCTGGACCCGAGCGGCGAGGCCAAGGCACTGTCGAACCTCGGCATCCTCTACAAGAACATGGAGTCCTGGGACAAGGCCATCACCTGCTTCCTGGAAGCCGTTCAGATCGCCGAAACCGTCGGCAACAACGAGGGGCTGGTGAACGCCTCGTACAACCTCGCGGACGCCTACCTTGAAACCGCCAACAACGAGCTGGCCCTCCTGCACGGCCAGCGCAGCCTGCAGGTCGCGCGCGCGACTCAAAACACCGTCATGGACGTCGTGATCTCCTCGCTCGTCGCCCGGGCGCACGACGCGCTCGGCGCGTGGGACGACGCCCGGACGCTGCACCACGACGCCTGGAACATGCTGCAGGCAGACGTGGGGTTCCCCGCCGAAGTGCGCGCCTGGACGGCGCTGTACTTCGGCATGGGCCTGAGCAGCAACGGCTTCCCCGAACAGGCCGCCGAACTGCTCGACGACGCGCGCGCCACCGCCGAGACCCACGGCATCAAACGCGTCGCCGCCCAGGCGCACCGCTCACTCGCCGGGGTCGCCCAGCAGATGGGCGCGCTCGACAAAGTCGTCGGTCACCTCAGCGTGGCGCACCACCTCGACCTGGAAATCTACCGGCAGGAGAACTCGCAGCGCGCCATGGCGCTGATGGTGGAGTACCAGGTGGAACGCGCGCAGGCCGAAGCGGACATGTACAAGGTCCGCAGCGTGGAACTGGCCAGCGCGAACGTCGCCCTGGAAAAAGCCAGCCGCGAAAAATCCGCCCTGCTCGCCGCCCTGCAGGAACAGTCCCGCATCCTGGAACGCCAGTTGCGTGAGGACGCCCTCACCGGCGTCTACAACCGCCGCTTTATCGAAGAGAACGTCACCATCGAGTTCGAACGCCACCGCAGTTCGAAGCTTCCCATGGCCATCCTGATGGTCGACATCGATCACTTCAAGCAGATCAACGACCGGTTCTCGCACCCCGTCGGCGACGAAGTGCTCCGGCGCGTCGCACGGATTTTCCGGGACACCTGCCGGGCCGACGACCTGATCGGACGCTACGGCGGCGAGGAGTTCCTCTTCCTGTTCCCCAACTCGACGCTGCAGCAGGCGGCCGAAGCGGCCGAACGCATCCGCGCGAACATCGAACACTATGACTGGACAGACATCCACGACGACCTGCGGGTCACGCTCTCGCTCGGCATCTGCGCCGACACCAGTGTGGCGAACCACGAGAAAATGATCTCCCTCGCGGACGCGAAGCTGTACGAAGCCAAGACCGGCGGGCGCAACCGCGTCGCCAAGTAA